In a single window of the Niabella ginsenosidivorans genome:
- the ltrA gene encoding group II intron reverse transcriptase/maturase: MSKAKPFSISRRLMMAAYQKVQSNRGSAGVDEVSMSEFDKGYRNHLYKLWNRMSSGSYMPPAVKLIEIPKKGGGLRPLGIPTIADRIAQSVVRGLLEPTLEPLFVKDSYGYRPGKSAKQAVERVRQLCWQQSWVIDLDIKGFFDNIPHDLLMKAVKRHCETKWLLLYIERWLTAPLQLQDGTQVARTQGVPQGSVIGPLIANLYLHYTMDKWLSIEYPKCSLVRYADDAIIMCRSQNEGQTVMKALEKRLTDCGLEMHALKNKAGVL; encoded by the coding sequence ATGAGCAAAGCAAAACCGTTTAGTATTAGTAGACGATTGATGATGGCAGCCTATCAGAAGGTGCAATCAAACAGAGGAAGCGCAGGTGTGGATGAAGTTAGTATGAGCGAATTTGATAAAGGCTACAGAAACCATCTGTACAAACTTTGGAATCGCATGAGTTCAGGCAGCTACATGCCACCGGCGGTAAAACTGATTGAGATACCGAAGAAAGGAGGTGGACTAAGACCTCTGGGCATACCCACAATCGCAGACCGGATTGCCCAATCTGTAGTAAGAGGGCTATTAGAGCCAACGCTGGAGCCACTGTTTGTAAAAGACTCTTATGGTTACCGTCCGGGAAAATCAGCCAAACAGGCTGTAGAAAGAGTGAGGCAACTATGCTGGCAACAGTCATGGGTGATAGACCTTGACATTAAAGGGTTCTTTGACAACATTCCGCATGATCTGCTGATGAAGGCAGTCAAAAGGCATTGTGAAACAAAGTGGTTACTGTTATACATTGAAAGGTGGCTGACAGCGCCACTGCAGTTGCAAGATGGGACACAAGTAGCAAGAACCCAGGGAGTTCCCCAAGGTTCTGTTATCGGTCCGCTGATTGCTAATCTCTATCTCCATTACACAATGGATAAATGGTTAAGCATAGAGTATCCAAAATGTTCACTTGTCCGTTATGCTGATGATGCCATCATCATGTGCAGATCACAGAATGAAGGTCAGACAGTAATGAAAGCGTTAGAGAAAAGATTAACGGACTGTGGTCTTGAAATGCATGCATTGAAAAACAAAGCTGGTGTACTGTAA
- a CDS encoding group II intron maturase-specific domain-containing protein codes for MNEKMKKWGALTKTTNTLQEIAQEINPVIRGWINYYGTFYKTKMKEFMHLLNVKLEGWARRKYKRLRTGGMKTVRWLHQISMRRPKMFAHWELLNSKPTVGKSERYNGRLLRTVLTESQAAMPGFTY; via the coding sequence ATGAACGAGAAGATGAAAAAGTGGGGAGCATTAACAAAGACAACAAACACGTTGCAAGAAATAGCACAAGAGATTAATCCTGTAATCCGGGGATGGATCAATTATTATGGAACATTTTATAAAACAAAAATGAAAGAGTTTATGCACTTATTAAATGTTAAGCTCGAAGGCTGGGCAAGACGCAAATACAAAAGACTTCGAACAGGAGGTATGAAGACCGTTAGATGGCTTCATCAAATCTCTATGCGCCGACCAAAAATGTTTGCGCATTGGGAACTACTGAACTCGAAACCAACGGTTGGAAAATCGGAGCGGTATAACGGGAGACTGTTACGTACCGTTCTAACAGAATCTCAGGCTGCGATGCCTGGGTTTACTTACTAA
- a CDS encoding sulfatase family protein produces the protein MKNKKNIQWLLAVLLLLVLGGCKSSEKKEETKRPNILIIMSDNQFAGHVGVYGDSTVRTPNMDKVAGEGVRFTNAFCNSPSCTPSRAGFLTGQDIWRLKEGADLWSILPTEYKLYPDLLEASGYQVGFQGKGWGPGSFEANGRKRNPGGNPYESFAQFLQQKKKDAPWSYWISSHEPHRPYEVGIGAKSGIDPAKVKVPGYLPDAPDVRTDIADYYHSVEVFDKELGDALQLLKQSGELENTVIVVCSDNGWQMPRGLANLYDFGTHVPLIIAWPGKFKQGTVADGLVTLNDLAPTFLELAHLPVPAAMTAKSLLPVLDKNGKGTQERDFVVLGRERHAFVRQHGLGYPGRAIRTKEYLYIRNYEPDRWAAGDPPLYGDIDPYMLNYPGPAKFYMMAHKEQPAVKPLFELGMGKRPAEELFDIVKDPYELHNLAADPVYKDIKEKLAAQMQAYLVQTKDPRATGGDVSIWDKAPYFSDIDKRAHPSAEAIKEFKLDSVYDYLK, from the coding sequence ATGAAAAATAAAAAGAATATACAATGGTTACTGGCGGTCCTGCTATTATTGGTACTGGGCGGATGCAAATCTTCAGAAAAAAAGGAAGAAACAAAACGTCCGAATATACTGATCATCATGTCAGATAATCAGTTTGCCGGGCATGTGGGGGTTTATGGAGACTCAACCGTGCGTACCCCTAATATGGATAAAGTAGCCGGGGAGGGCGTACGGTTTACCAATGCTTTTTGTAATTCTCCCTCCTGCACCCCTTCAAGAGCTGGCTTTCTTACCGGGCAGGATATATGGCGGTTAAAAGAAGGAGCCGATCTGTGGAGCATATTGCCGACAGAATATAAATTATACCCGGATCTTCTGGAAGCCTCCGGTTACCAGGTAGGATTTCAGGGCAAAGGCTGGGGGCCCGGCAGCTTTGAGGCAAATGGCCGTAAAAGGAATCCTGGTGGCAATCCCTATGAAAGCTTCGCGCAGTTTTTGCAACAGAAGAAAAAAGACGCGCCCTGGAGCTACTGGATCAGCAGCCATGAGCCGCACCGGCCTTATGAAGTAGGCATCGGTGCAAAATCAGGAATTGATCCTGCTAAGGTAAAAGTACCGGGCTACCTGCCCGATGCGCCCGATGTGCGTACGGACATAGCAGACTATTATCATTCCGTTGAAGTATTTGATAAAGAGCTGGGTGATGCGCTGCAGCTTTTAAAACAAAGTGGCGAGCTGGAAAATACGGTCATTGTTGTGTGTAGTGATAATGGCTGGCAGATGCCGCGCGGCCTGGCCAACCTGTATGATTTTGGTACCCATGTGCCGTTGATTATAGCATGGCCCGGGAAGTTTAAGCAGGGTACGGTTGCCGATGGCCTGGTTACCCTGAACGACCTGGCGCCAACCTTCCTTGAATTGGCGCACCTGCCGGTGCCTGCAGCAATGACGGCCAAAAGCCTGTTACCGGTTTTAGATAAGAACGGCAAAGGCACTCAGGAAAGAGATTTTGTAGTGCTGGGAAGGGAACGGCACGCCTTTGTGCGGCAGCACGGACTGGGTTACCCCGGAAGAGCTATAAGGACAAAAGAATATTTATACATTCGCAATTACGAGCCTGACCGTTGGGCAGCCGGTGACCCGCCTTTATATGGAGATATTGATCCTTATATGCTCAATTACCCGGGGCCGGCCAAATTTTACATGATGGCGCATAAAGAGCAACCTGCTGTAAAGCCCCTGTTTGAGCTGGGAATGGGCAAGCGCCCCGCGGAAGAGCTGTTTGATATTGTAAAGGATCCTTACGAACTGCACAACCTGGCAGCAGACCCGGTATACAAAGACATAAAGGAAAAGCTGGCAGCACAAATGCAGGCCTACCTGGTGCAAACAAAAGATCCGCGTGCTACTGGCGGCGATGTATCCATCTGGGATAAGGCTCCTTACTTCAGTGATATTGATAAGCGGGCGCACCCAAGCGCAGAAGCCATTAAAGAATTCAAGCTGGATTCAGTATACGATTATTTAAAATAG
- a CDS encoding ROK family protein translates to MNNIYAIGIDVGGSSLKCGVINGAGEVVYALVQPMSAAGSEAAIITLITAAIRQCAAVVPGAVAGVGIGFPGIVEDNVVIGGADNLPGFENVPLGKLLQQQTGYRIIIDNDANMMGFGELTYGAAKGCSDLVFLTVGTGIGGALVIDKKLYGGYKNRGTELGHMIIQHNGTRCSCGARGCFEAYASITALIRNYKALRNNKEVAVDGKMIVTRYLQHQPEAVAAMQKHFEYMAAGIAGLVNIFSPQKVVIGGGISEAGAFYIKEIATRVKLLAMPVTMQHTTLAAAALGNRAGLLGCAARVFRPLS, encoded by the coding sequence TTGAACAATATATACGCCATTGGAATAGATGTAGGGGGCTCCTCGCTGAAATGCGGGGTGATAAACGGTGCAGGAGAGGTTGTGTATGCCCTGGTACAACCCATGAGCGCAGCCGGCAGTGAAGCTGCCATTATCACACTGATCACAGCGGCCATCAGGCAATGCGCTGCAGTAGTGCCCGGAGCCGTTGCCGGCGTGGGCATCGGGTTCCCGGGGATTGTGGAAGATAATGTGGTAATAGGAGGGGCAGACAATCTGCCCGGCTTTGAAAATGTGCCCCTGGGTAAACTATTGCAGCAGCAAACCGGCTACCGCATTATTATAGATAATGATGCCAATATGATGGGCTTTGGCGAGCTGACATACGGCGCAGCCAAAGGATGCAGTGATCTTGTTTTCCTTACTGTTGGCACGGGCATCGGTGGCGCCCTGGTGATCGATAAAAAATTGTATGGGGGGTATAAAAACAGGGGTACCGAACTGGGGCATATGATCATCCAGCATAATGGAACCCGCTGCTCCTGCGGCGCCAGGGGCTGTTTTGAAGCATACGCATCCATAACCGCGCTGATCCGTAACTATAAAGCATTAAGGAATAACAAAGAGGTTGCGGTAGACGGAAAAATGATCGTGACCCGTTATTTGCAGCATCAGCCGGAGGCGGTTGCAGCTATGCAAAAGCATTTTGAATATATGGCCGCAGGCATTGCCGGTCTGGTCAATATTTTCAGCCCGCAAAAGGTGGTGATCGGCGGCGGTATCAGTGAAGCCGGCGCTTTTTATATAAAAGAAATAGCAACAAGGGTCAAACTGCTTGCAATGCCGGTTACCATGCAGCATACAACGCTGGCAGCGGCTGCGTTGGGCAACAGGGCCGGCCTGCTGGGCTGTGCGGCAAGGGTATTCCGGCCGCTTTCTTAA
- a CDS encoding MFS transporter, producing MQQRNNFLVGIILLIWFVISFVTNILGPLMPIIIQTYQLSLTMASFLPFSFFLAYGIMSVPAGMMIERLGEKRSMLIAFALNFCGALIFALNPQYIMALASLFVIGIGMAMLQVIINPLMRTAGGEENFAFFSVMGQLVFGMASFISPFVFSYLLKELSLPPAGNALIEGLGSLVKNGLHWTALYWLFSCIFLLMLLLLLCIRMPAVQLKEDEKAGAAAVYFELLKKRDVWLFFTGIVAYVGTEQSLANWMSEFLKRYHHVDPATGGANAVAWFWGLMTIGCLLGLMVLKLWDSRTVLKAAVLLTLVVLSVALLGSKSWSLWAFPLAGFTIAVMFSVVFSLALNSVSKHHGSFSGILCSGIFGGALIPFIVGALGDCIGLRYALMFLYITLGYLFFIAGYAKPIISNKTMTVKEFFSGK from the coding sequence ATGCAGCAAAGAAATAATTTTTTGGTAGGGATCATATTACTGATCTGGTTTGTGATATCATTTGTTACCAATATTCTTGGCCCCCTTATGCCTATCATTATTCAAACCTATCAGCTCAGCCTTACCATGGCTTCTTTTTTACCCTTCTCTTTTTTCCTGGCTTATGGGATTATGTCGGTTCCGGCCGGGATGATGATTGAGCGGCTGGGTGAAAAAAGATCCATGCTCATCGCCTTTGCGCTGAATTTTTGCGGTGCGCTGATCTTTGCATTGAACCCCCAGTATATTATGGCACTGGCCTCGCTGTTTGTGATCGGCATTGGCATGGCCATGTTGCAGGTAATTATCAACCCGCTGATGCGTACCGCAGGTGGCGAGGAAAATTTTGCTTTTTTTTCGGTAATGGGGCAGCTGGTATTTGGTATGGCTTCCTTTATAAGCCCTTTTGTGTTTTCCTACCTGTTAAAAGAGCTATCGCTACCGCCTGCCGGCAATGCTTTGATAGAGGGGCTGGGCTCCCTGGTAAAAAACGGGCTGCACTGGACAGCATTGTACTGGTTGTTCAGTTGTATTTTTTTGCTGATGCTCTTGTTGCTCCTGTGTATCCGTATGCCGGCAGTGCAATTAAAGGAAGACGAAAAGGCCGGGGCGGCAGCCGTATATTTTGAGCTGCTGAAAAAACGCGATGTGTGGCTCTTTTTTACAGGGATTGTAGCTTACGTAGGTACAGAACAATCGCTGGCTAACTGGATGTCGGAGTTTTTAAAACGCTACCACCATGTAGATCCTGCCACGGGCGGTGCAAATGCCGTAGCCTGGTTTTGGGGGTTGATGACCATTGGCTGTTTGCTGGGGCTGATGGTGCTAAAGCTCTGGGATTCCAGGACCGTTTTAAAAGCGGCAGTATTGCTGACATTGGTTGTGCTGTCTGTTGCGCTGCTGGGCAGTAAGAGCTGGTCTTTATGGGCTTTCCCGCTTGCAGGGTTTACGATTGCGGTAATGTTCTCCGTGGTATTTTCACTGGCGCTGAATTCTGTAAGCAAACATCATGGCTCTTTTTCAGGCATCCTCTGTTCGGGCATATTTGGCGGAGCGCTGATCCCTTTTATTGTTGGTGCGTTGGGCGATTGTATCGGGCTGCGCTATGCATTGATGTTTCTGTATATTACATTAGGCTATTTGTTTTTTATTGCCGGCTATGCAAAGCCCATCATCAGTAATAAGACCATGACGGTTAAAGAATTTTTTTCAGGAAAATAA
- a CDS encoding heparin lyase I family protein encodes MIKKRFIAGVLLVLAAFPVFAQNAGTDPVTTRVNVQADSAREADIIDGEWVAVGINRPYSIQKDAGLPFEGRPSYRFELKTDDNSLQGYEEGSTKGRAELCYCYATADDYKNLPPGTYATDQVLKLVYNRGKGQCPQGSKWAYRFSVFIPSSLPEEVNTIFAQWHGMPSRTLVQDPSGKVMQLTPQQFVALSDSMIFEKDLGHEKIAVINKNGKQSFKAGKKNGWKVEQGGYPPLAFGFSDGMFYIKANSDSRWMTDKTDRTLASPGKVGIMQSVSSAYKTSTIAYKMPFAAFPKDTWVTFDVAIDWSVYGGANNKVEKPGMLDVVMHYQKDKKPVNDHIVNNQKILIGRNDENGYYFKFGIYRVGSNTAPVVYNLADFSQKER; translated from the coding sequence ATGATCAAAAAAAGATTCATAGCAGGCGTTTTGCTGGTATTGGCAGCCTTCCCGGTCTTTGCACAGAACGCGGGTACGGACCCGGTAACCACCCGGGTAAATGTGCAAGCTGATTCAGCCAGGGAGGCCGATATTATAGACGGGGAATGGGTGGCTGTTGGCATCAACCGGCCTTATTCCATACAAAAAGATGCAGGGCTTCCTTTTGAAGGAAGACCTTCTTATCGTTTTGAGCTGAAGACAGATGATAATTCACTGCAAGGCTATGAAGAAGGCAGTACCAAAGGAAGAGCGGAGCTTTGCTACTGCTATGCTACTGCCGATGACTATAAGAACCTGCCTCCGGGAACCTATGCAACCGACCAGGTACTGAAGCTGGTATACAACAGGGGCAAGGGGCAATGCCCGCAGGGCTCAAAGTGGGCCTATCGCTTTTCGGTCTTTATACCGTCATCACTGCCGGAAGAAGTGAACACCATCTTTGCCCAGTGGCACGGTATGCCTTCAAGAACGCTGGTACAGGACCCCTCCGGGAAAGTGATGCAGCTGACCCCGCAGCAGTTTGTAGCATTGAGTGACAGTATGATTTTTGAAAAGGATCTGGGCCATGAGAAGATAGCTGTCATTAACAAAAATGGCAAGCAATCCTTTAAGGCCGGCAAAAAGAACGGGTGGAAAGTTGAGCAGGGAGGATATCCCCCGCTGGCTTTTGGTTTTTCGGACGGCATGTTTTATATCAAAGCAAATTCCGACAGCAGGTGGATGACTGATAAAACAGACCGCACCCTTGCAAGCCCGGGTAAAGTGGGTATTATGCAGTCGGTAAGCTCTGCGTATAAAACTTCCACTATTGCTTACAAGATGCCGTTTGCAGCGTTTCCAAAAGATACCTGGGTCACGTTTGATGTAGCTATAGACTGGTCCGTTTACGGCGGTGCAAACAACAAAGTAGAAAAGCCCGGTATGCTGGATGTGGTGATGCATTATCAAAAAGATAAAAAGCCGGTAAACGATCACATCGTCAATAATCAAAAAATACTGATCGGCCGTAATGATGAAAATGGTTATTATTTTAAGTTTGGCATCTATCGTGTAGGCAGCAATACAGCGCCTGTAGTGTATAACCTGGCTGATTTTTCTCAAAAAGAACGTTAG
- a CDS encoding DUF4962 domain-containing protein: MKKQLFAITFFCLCLGLRAQHTPVLKLTSEKLHARVREWPYPINGITVPANAPALMWPATNGVKMVLPMESGSAVPEDPGIGNVCYQVMLAMDTGFTRHLIKSDVQTWAVYPLHQALKPGHWYWKYGYALKGSGKWTWSPVYDFVVDTRSAGTKVSPPVDAVLQRNEGPHPHLWNLHSGKETFYKNNRNNPEAKQFIAFAGKLMKAPLPDERPVRQIDTAGKSGKELDGLMDRMYHDFGDKVGDPVRNLCIAYYLTKDKRFIKDAKRRALNLLQMDPDKNWATRSDFNNGAVLEALGWFYDLGNDFITAGEKTLFKKVMIKRAKKIYDHLPNRFELHVCDNHVWQITLRNLAIGTVALLGEVPEAKEWFTYMYEVWSARFPVLGTTDGGWKEGNGYFSVNFRSVIYLCQLFEDFSGMDYFQLPWMQNLPYYLLYSFPPSGTSTAYGDQWEDLRKGINAGYALFADALTYKLDNPYLNWYVQQIRAAHPAFFKGTDDYLFFRLLNYTPSRKLKALSPKKLPRLRVFNDIGLAAMSDDIAKAGENSCSYLISNPFGSSGHGHAGQNAVTINYKGKTILGATGYYSQFSDRHNLLDYRNTRAYCTILADSLSQKIGEEGYGWIPRSISGNEIQYALGDASNAYGTIKSDFWLDRFKQIHLEPDAANGFGDPGVILYRRHMLQLDGGYIVLYDELEAKKAVKWTTQFHAPFYTVVAGKTDNTNRQDFEVQTGTGNVNASVFAAAPLHRVVHDQFAEPAVNWMKLMDGNRLRQYTNQWHVGITSPPAQKFRFLTIIQIHDGRTEVVKTVSNANGWRQVQVGNWKMNVQLDGNKPAALQVIGGHSFFNYGDLPVNFLGKAFAPRVPGSSMLLELQGGKVARQEVVDTLPDVAKYDVQ; this comes from the coding sequence ATGAAGAAACAACTATTTGCCATAACATTTTTTTGTTTATGCCTGGGGCTCCGGGCCCAGCACACACCTGTCCTTAAACTTACCAGCGAAAAGTTGCATGCCCGTGTACGTGAATGGCCTTATCCCATTAACGGCATTACGGTGCCTGCCAACGCGCCCGCATTAATGTGGCCGGCAACCAACGGTGTAAAAATGGTATTGCCTATGGAAAGCGGTAGTGCCGTACCGGAAGATCCGGGTATCGGAAATGTATGCTACCAGGTAATGCTGGCAATGGATACAGGTTTTACCAGGCATCTTATAAAAAGTGATGTGCAGACCTGGGCCGTGTATCCATTGCATCAGGCACTGAAGCCCGGGCACTGGTACTGGAAATATGGGTATGCGCTTAAAGGTTCCGGCAAATGGACATGGTCTCCTGTATATGATTTTGTTGTAGATACAAGGTCGGCCGGAACAAAAGTATCCCCGCCGGTAGATGCAGTATTGCAACGCAATGAAGGGCCGCACCCGCATTTGTGGAACCTGCATTCGGGTAAGGAAACATTCTATAAAAACAACCGGAATAATCCCGAAGCAAAGCAATTTATTGCCTTTGCCGGAAAGCTGATGAAAGCACCCTTACCGGATGAGCGTCCTGTGCGCCAGATTGATACGGCGGGTAAATCAGGTAAAGAGCTGGATGGCCTGATGGACAGGATGTATCATGATTTTGGCGATAAGGTAGGCGACCCCGTACGTAATCTTTGCATTGCCTATTATTTAACAAAAGACAAACGCTTTATTAAGGATGCAAAACGCCGCGCTTTGAACCTGCTTCAGATGGACCCGGATAAAAACTGGGCTACGCGCAGTGATTTCAATAACGGTGCTGTACTGGAAGCCTTAGGCTGGTTTTACGATTTAGGAAATGATTTTATTACTGCCGGCGAGAAAACGCTTTTTAAGAAAGTAATGATAAAGCGGGCAAAAAAAATTTATGATCACCTGCCCAACCGTTTTGAGCTGCATGTATGCGATAACCATGTGTGGCAGATCACCCTGCGGAATCTTGCTATTGGCACTGTAGCCTTATTAGGAGAAGTGCCTGAAGCTAAAGAATGGTTTACATATATGTATGAAGTATGGTCAGCAAGATTCCCTGTACTGGGTACCACCGATGGCGGCTGGAAAGAGGGCAACGGTTATTTCTCAGTAAATTTCCGCTCTGTCATCTACCTGTGCCAGCTGTTTGAAGATTTTTCAGGCATGGATTATTTTCAATTGCCATGGATGCAAAACCTGCCCTATTACCTTTTGTACTCTTTTCCTCCATCAGGCACCTCTACGGCTTATGGCGACCAGTGGGAAGATCTGCGCAAGGGCATCAATGCAGGGTATGCACTGTTTGCGGATGCCCTTACTTATAAATTAGACAACCCGTATCTTAACTGGTATGTGCAGCAAATAAGAGCAGCACATCCTGCTTTTTTTAAAGGTACAGATGATTATCTTTTCTTTCGCCTGTTAAATTATACGCCCAGTCGTAAGCTGAAAGCCCTTTCGCCGAAAAAGCTGCCGCGTTTAAGAGTCTTTAACGACATTGGTCTTGCAGCAATGAGCGATGATATCGCTAAGGCCGGGGAAAACAGTTGCAGCTATTTAATAAGTAATCCTTTTGGCTCATCGGGGCACGGGCATGCCGGTCAAAACGCCGTGACCATTAATTATAAAGGAAAAACGATCCTTGGTGCCACGGGCTACTACAGCCAGTTTAGCGACCGGCACAATTTATTAGACTATCGCAACACACGGGCTTATTGTACGATACTGGCCGATAGCCTTAGTCAAAAGATTGGCGAGGAAGGATATGGATGGATACCCCGCTCTATCAGTGGTAATGAAATCCAGTACGCTTTAGGAGATGCCTCCAATGCTTATGGTACTATAAAAAGTGATTTTTGGCTGGACCGGTTTAAGCAGATCCACCTGGAGCCTGATGCGGCAAACGGGTTTGGAGACCCGGGTGTGATTTTGTATCGTCGTCACATGTTGCAGTTGGATGGTGGCTATATTGTGTTGTATGATGAGTTGGAAGCTAAAAAAGCTGTAAAATGGACAACGCAGTTTCATGCACCGTTTTATACAGTTGTTGCCGGCAAAACGGACAATACCAATCGGCAGGATTTTGAAGTTCAGACCGGTACGGGAAATGTAAATGCAAGTGTGTTTGCGGCTGCCCCTTTGCATAGGGTAGTACATGATCAGTTTGCAGAGCCCGCTGTGAACTGGATGAAGTTAATGGATGGGAACCGGTTGCGGCAATATACCAATCAGTGGCATGTTGGCATTACCTCTCCTCCTGCGCAGAAATTCAGGTTTTTAACAATTATTCAAATACATGATGGCAGGACGGAGGTGGTCAAAACCGTAAGCAATGCCAATGGATGGAGGCAGGTACAGGTTGGAAACTGGAAAATGAATGTGCAACTGGATGGCAATAAACCTGCAGCTTTGCAGGTGATTGGCGGCCATTCGTTTTTCAACTATGGTGATCTGCCGGTAAATTTTTTGGGGAAAGCATTTGCGCCCCGGGTTCCGGGCAGCTCTATGTTGCTTGAGCTGCAGGGAGGCAAAGTAGCCCGGCAGGAAGTGGTGGACACATTGCCCGATGTAGCAAAATATGATGTACAATAA
- a CDS encoding sulfatase family protein, whose amino-acid sequence MTITQKIKSLPLTFLLLFFTAVNIFGQKPNIVLIISDDHACQAISAYGSRLTQTPNIDRLAKEGAIFNNAYVTNSLCGPSRASILTGTYSNINGFKDNISYNFDFNQPSFVKALQAAGYQTAWIGKMHLGDSIPQGLDYYNILPGQGQYYNPDFIRSGNVQKRYTGYVTNIIEALSNEWLDHRDRQKPFCLIIGHKATHRVWMPDLEDLGSFDDKTFDLPHDFYDDYATRKAAAVQDMTIAKTMRMGHDLKMYDPADSATFEDNIKRMNADQKAKWFAYYAKIKKDLDAKRPEGRALTEWKYQRYLKDYLATAASMDRNIGKTLDYLDKNGLSKNTIVIYMSDQGFYMGEHGWFDKRFMYEESFRTPMVMRYPGVIKPGTAINDFIMNIDLAPTLIEAGKGQAPAPVQGRSFLPLLKNQHYTARDAMYYHYYENGEHSVSPHFGIRTKRYKLIRFYKRVESWELFDLQKDPHELHNIYDEPGSKPVIADLKAKLLKLITAYKDTEAAAIFARAI is encoded by the coding sequence ATGACTATTACACAAAAAATAAAAAGCCTGCCGCTAACATTTTTATTGCTTTTTTTTACCGCTGTCAATATTTTTGGTCAAAAGCCGAATATTGTTTTAATCATTTCTGATGATCATGCCTGCCAGGCCATAAGTGCCTATGGCAGCAGGCTGACACAAACGCCCAATATAGACAGGCTGGCCAAAGAGGGCGCTATCTTTAATAACGCGTATGTAACCAATTCCCTTTGCGGGCCAAGCCGCGCCAGCATCCTTACAGGCACGTATAGCAATATAAACGGGTTCAAAGACAACATCAGCTATAATTTTGATTTTAACCAGCCCAGCTTTGTAAAAGCACTGCAGGCCGCCGGTTATCAGACTGCCTGGATCGGGAAAATGCATTTAGGCGATAGCATTCCGCAGGGGCTTGACTATTACAATATTCTTCCAGGGCAGGGCCAGTATTATAATCCGGATTTTATACGGTCCGGCAATGTGCAAAAAAGATATACAGGCTATGTTACCAATATTATTGAAGCCCTCTCAAACGAATGGCTGGATCACCGGGACCGGCAAAAGCCCTTTTGTCTTATCATAGGCCATAAGGCCACGCACAGGGTATGGATGCCGGACCTGGAAGACCTGGGAAGTTTTGACGATAAGACCTTTGACCTGCCGCACGATTTTTATGATGATTACGCCACCCGTAAGGCTGCGGCTGTACAGGATATGACCATTGCCAAAACCATGCGGATGGGCCATGACCTGAAAATGTATGATCCTGCGGATTCGGCCACCTTTGAGGATAATATAAAACGGATGAATGCAGATCAAAAGGCAAAATGGTTTGCTTATTATGCAAAGATCAAAAAAGACCTCGATGCAAAAAGACCGGAAGGGCGCGCGCTTACAGAATGGAAGTACCAGCGGTACCTGAAAGATTACCTGGCTACGGCAGCTTCCATGGACCGGAACATTGGCAAGACCCTGGATTACCTGGATAAAAACGGGCTGTCAAAAAATACGATCGTGATCTATATGTCGGACCAGGGTTTTTATATGGGAGAGCATGGCTGGTTCGACAAACGGTTCATGTATGAGGAATCTTTTAGAACGCCTATGGTGATGCGTTATCCGGGTGTTATAAAACCGGGTACGGCCATCAACGATTTTATAATGAATATTGATCTTGCCCCTACGTTGATCGAGGCGGGCAAAGGACAAGCTCCGGCCCCGGTACAGGGCAGATCCTTCCTGCCGCTGCTGAAGAATCAGCACTATACGGCACGCGATGCAATGTATTATCACTATTATGAGAACGGGGAACATTCCGTATCGCCCCATTTTGGCATCCGGACAAAAAGATACAAGCTCATCCGGTTTTACAAACGTGTGGAAAGCTGGGAACTGTTCGACCTGCAAAAGGATCCGCACGAACTGCATAATATTTATGATGAGCCGGGCTCAAAACCTGTAATAGCTGATCTGAAAGCGAAGCTGCTAAAATTGATAACAGCATATAAAGACACAGAAGCTGCAGCCATTTTTGCCCGGGCAATCTAA